The proteins below are encoded in one region of Sulfitobacter sp. SK012:
- a CDS encoding VCBS domain-containing protein: MSLFSHVQPDEGNTAITLMPGPDGGLIVPDAQQLFEADFQRAGSDLYLLNKGVISLRIADYFNSDHPADIYAVNGAVLRGDVVTRLAGPLTPGQYVQSGARDGAEAIGQVETLDGDSSVQRADGTVEVLTVGKKIFENDLLQTGPDSTVSVTFVDGTIFSLSANSRMVIDYLVYDPSSNSNSGSFNLVQGGFVFIAGQVAKTGGMDVNTPSATMGIRGTTVIADVQMVNGVLTTEVSLSRDPDGDVGEIVLRDLDGNIVANITGTDIKWLLTTEGQVFEVTRSLQDDADDSFLIAEAVGAYRSAFARVDSGETFVTFGDTRGGRNGGAPVTGTGSGLELDSVDEPGRTAPDVVPETDGNGDDSAPFDDGNLNIEDDFFATDTVVAGFEDPSTGAITGSVPIGNADVSALEFTIVQAPVNGTVTISQDGSFEYVPVPNFNGEDQFTYRVIGAGGIDSTGTVLVELVPVNDVPEFKNSVVQVSEDGSITQMLVATDVDGDALSYSLERPATNGGMVLLADGTYNYTPDADFSGADSFSVRATDPDGASVVANISVTVAAINDMPTIVESRSVFSANVDEAAAETVGGTLTAQDADTGDMLTWSGSAIGTYGTFEITAAGIWQYTLSSENADSLVEGEVVFDRFLATVTDSSRATDTQEITVTITGTNDVPEIGGVTAGKVTEEDAAATLTTGGALTITDVDAGEAVFQVQTGAVGSNGYGSFDLLANGTWSYSADNSQTAIQALGAGDEVTDSFTAISADGSANEVVTVTITGTNDVPRMTTAPGGDAGLLTEGTDIASVTGQLSATDPDNGAVVTWRGSAAGTYGEFEVSEDGSWIYTLNASAEALSVGDIETETFEVFVTDGQGAEVQQFVTIEIVGLNQSPMVRGTTIVEAIQDTPLLGQLTATDAETIEGDLAFALGLNGPSQGDLVMNSDGSYEYRPNEGFLGLDRFEYTVTDSDGAVTTARVEVEVESESGFGDEGRAVTLAINTEATETAASGSVAITSIRADTNTINLSIAMDRSGSIGAAGWEDQVDAVLEALQNLARTFDGASNQVMVQVITYATTTISYRPFELQDFDLARSTLIESYDGGGTRWDRALAEAQSFFENNNPNPSNETNYLFFITDGVPTEPRSLPADQGWRALSDDLRTDGGDGYSVFIEAFGIGPAYDVENPPQRLTDLAGRTPTFLADSSLLGAVLDASPLFNPTLIDFELTLEVDGREALVIADENSPAFATNSLEYELALAEIADIHLLLGENNRFSATARFDLDGDPETPEIELFSTEVFGNAGVAQILNGMAENDLLFGSQEEDQISSGGGNDVIIGLSGDDTLNGGLGQDTILAGDGDDLIVLSVLPIGADERIDGGSGVDTLRVAVTGSIDDDVLLMLDLSGIEVLDMDNGQANSLNLVTLADVFDLSGTADQEITDLLNGPAVANVSVYGDADDNVELENTAATQFIRANGITVDDGSGTVMDIYQYFENGGLMATLGIDAEVEVTVVVA, from the coding sequence GTGTCATTGTTTTCACACGTCCAGCCGGACGAAGGAAATACCGCGATCACACTGATGCCCGGACCTGATGGGGGTCTCATCGTGCCGGACGCGCAGCAACTTTTTGAGGCTGACTTCCAACGCGCCGGGTCTGATCTTTACCTGCTGAACAAGGGCGTAATTTCGCTGCGAATTGCTGACTATTTCAATTCGGATCATCCTGCTGACATCTATGCGGTAAATGGCGCGGTGCTGCGCGGCGATGTCGTCACTCGACTGGCAGGACCGTTGACGCCGGGACAATACGTGCAGTCCGGCGCTCGGGATGGCGCGGAGGCTATAGGTCAGGTCGAAACGTTGGACGGCGATAGCTCAGTCCAGCGCGCTGACGGTACAGTTGAGGTTTTGACTGTAGGCAAGAAAATCTTCGAAAATGACCTCCTCCAGACAGGCCCTGACTCCACCGTGTCGGTCACTTTCGTGGACGGGACAATATTTTCGCTATCTGCCAACTCGCGAATGGTGATCGATTACCTTGTTTATGATCCCTCGAGCAACTCAAACTCAGGTAGTTTCAACCTAGTTCAAGGGGGCTTTGTTTTCATCGCGGGGCAGGTTGCCAAGACGGGTGGCATGGATGTCAACACGCCATCCGCCACAATGGGCATCCGTGGTACAACGGTGATAGCGGATGTTCAGATGGTCAATGGCGTTTTGACTACCGAGGTCAGCCTCTCGCGCGATCCCGATGGCGATGTAGGCGAAATTGTATTGCGCGATCTTGATGGCAATATCGTTGCCAACATCACTGGAACGGATATCAAGTGGTTATTGACGACTGAAGGCCAAGTGTTCGAAGTAACCCGTTCGTTGCAGGACGATGCGGATGACAGCTTCTTGATTGCTGAAGCTGTGGGCGCGTACCGAAGCGCATTTGCACGGGTTGATTCAGGTGAAACGTTCGTCACGTTTGGTGATACCCGCGGTGGTCGTAACGGTGGCGCTCCCGTAACAGGGACCGGAAGTGGTTTGGAGTTGGATTCCGTTGATGAACCGGGCAGAACTGCCCCCGATGTTGTCCCCGAAACAGATGGTAACGGAGACGACAGCGCGCCCTTCGACGATGGCAATTTGAATATTGAAGATGATTTTTTTGCCACTGATACCGTTGTTGCGGGATTTGAAGACCCTTCTACTGGGGCAATTACCGGATCTGTTCCCATAGGCAACGCGGATGTTTCCGCGCTTGAATTTACCATCGTACAAGCCCCTGTGAACGGCACTGTGACAATCTCGCAAGACGGATCATTTGAATACGTCCCGGTGCCGAATTTTAACGGGGAGGACCAATTTACGTATCGCGTGATTGGAGCCGGAGGTATCGACAGTACCGGTACTGTCCTTGTTGAATTGGTGCCTGTCAACGATGTACCAGAGTTCAAGAACAGCGTGGTGCAAGTGTCCGAGGATGGGTCGATCACCCAAATGTTGGTTGCAACGGATGTGGACGGTGACGCGCTGAGCTATAGTTTGGAACGACCCGCTACGAACGGTGGAATGGTACTGCTGGCAGATGGAACCTACAATTATACTCCTGATGCGGACTTCAGTGGTGCCGACAGCTTCAGTGTACGTGCAACGGATCCAGACGGGGCCAGCGTTGTTGCAAATATTTCGGTTACTGTGGCCGCAATCAACGACATGCCAACAATTGTCGAATCGCGCAGCGTATTTTCAGCAAATGTGGACGAGGCTGCGGCTGAAACTGTTGGAGGAACTCTGACAGCGCAGGATGCAGACACTGGCGACATGCTGACGTGGAGTGGCTCTGCAATTGGCACATACGGAACCTTTGAAATTACAGCAGCCGGTATCTGGCAATATACTCTTTCCTCGGAAAATGCGGATTCTCTTGTAGAAGGCGAGGTGGTTTTCGATCGCTTTTTGGCAACTGTTACGGACAGCAGCCGAGCTACAGATACCCAAGAGATCACGGTGACGATCACGGGCACAAATGATGTTCCGGAGATTGGTGGCGTGACGGCGGGCAAGGTGACGGAGGAGGATGCTGCGGCGACGCTGACGACGGGTGGTGCGCTGACGATCACGGATGTGGATGCGGGCGAAGCCGTCTTCCAGGTGCAGACGGGAGCTGTTGGGTCGAACGGGTATGGCAGCTTTGATCTGCTTGCGAATGGCACGTGGAGCTACAGCGCGGACAACAGCCAGACGGCGATCCAGGCACTTGGCGCGGGCGATGAGGTGACGGACAGCTTCACTGCGATATCTGCGGATGGATCAGCGAACGAGGTCGTGACGGTGACGATCACGGGCACAAATGATGTTCCACGTATGACTACAGCACCTGGCGGTGATGCAGGACTCCTCACTGAAGGGACCGATATCGCCTCAGTAACAGGCCAGTTGAGTGCGACAGATCCCGACAATGGCGCGGTTGTGACTTGGCGCGGTTCCGCAGCAGGTACGTATGGCGAATTTGAAGTTTCCGAAGACGGGAGCTGGATATACACGCTGAATGCTAGCGCTGAAGCGCTGTCAGTGGGCGACATTGAGACTGAAACCTTTGAGGTTTTTGTGACCGACGGGCAAGGGGCGGAGGTACAGCAGTTTGTCACAATAGAAATCGTAGGCCTAAACCAGTCACCGATGGTTCGGGGTACCACGATAGTTGAAGCAATTCAGGACACCCCTTTGTTGGGTCAGCTGACGGCAACGGACGCTGAGACAATTGAAGGTGATCTCGCTTTTGCGCTGGGTTTGAATGGCCCCTCTCAAGGCGACTTGGTCATGAACTCAGATGGCAGCTATGAGTATAGGCCTAACGAGGGATTTCTGGGACTCGACCGATTTGAATATACTGTCACCGATTCCGATGGTGCTGTAACGACGGCTCGGGTTGAGGTGGAAGTGGAAAGTGAGTCTGGTTTCGGTGACGAAGGCCGCGCTGTAACACTGGCGATCAACACAGAGGCAACCGAAACCGCCGCCTCAGGAAGCGTCGCGATAACCTCTATACGAGCCGATACCAATACGATCAACCTCTCCATTGCGATGGACAGATCAGGTAGTATTGGCGCTGCAGGCTGGGAAGATCAGGTTGATGCGGTGCTTGAAGCCTTGCAAAACTTGGCACGCACATTTGATGGCGCATCAAACCAAGTGATGGTGCAGGTCATCACCTATGCAACGACAACGATTTCTTATAGACCTTTTGAACTGCAGGATTTCGATCTGGCGCGTTCAACACTCATTGAAAGCTACGACGGTGGCGGTACACGATGGGACCGCGCGTTGGCAGAAGCACAAAGCTTTTTTGAGAATAATAATCCCAACCCCAGTAACGAGACAAACTACCTGTTCTTTATTACGGACGGGGTGCCAACTGAACCGAGAAGTCTGCCGGCCGATCAGGGTTGGCGGGCGTTATCTGACGATTTGAGGACTGACGGTGGTGACGGATATTCTGTCTTCATCGAGGCGTTTGGGATCGGCCCTGCTTATGACGTGGAAAACCCTCCTCAGAGGTTAACTGACCTCGCTGGCAGGACACCAACGTTTCTGGCCGATTCAAGCTTGCTTGGGGCGGTTTTAGACGCATCACCTCTTTTCAACCCTACGCTGATTGATTTTGAGCTGACATTAGAAGTTGATGGGCGAGAGGCGCTGGTTATAGCAGACGAAAACAGCCCAGCCTTTGCGACAAACTCGTTGGAATATGAACTTGCTTTGGCGGAGATAGCGGATATCCATCTGCTGCTGGGCGAAAATAACCGGTTCAGTGCAACGGCAAGGTTCGATTTGGACGGTGACCCGGAAACACCTGAAATCGAACTCTTTTCGACTGAAGTATTTGGAAACGCTGGAGTAGCCCAGATCCTGAACGGAATGGCAGAAAACGATCTTTTGTTCGGAAGCCAAGAGGAAGATCAAATATCGAGTGGGGGAGGCAATGATGTTATCATCGGCCTTAGTGGCGACGACACCCTAAACGGTGGCTTGGGCCAAGATACAATCCTGGCTGGAGATGGAGACGACTTGATCGTTTTGTCCGTACTACCAATTGGGGCTGACGAGAGGATCGATGGGGGGAGTGGCGTTGATACGCTGCGGGTCGCGGTGACTGGCAGCATTGATGATGACGTATTGCTGATGCTAGATTTGAGCGGCATCGAGGTCCTAGATATGGACAATGGGCAGGCCAACTCCTTGAACCTGGTGACGTTGGCGGATGTGTTTGACCTGTCCGGCACTGCAGATCAGGAAATCACGGATCTGCTCAACGGTCCGGCAGTCGCGAATGTTTCGGTTTATGGAGATGCTGATGATAATGTCGAGCTTGAGAATACGGCGGCAACTCAGTTCATCCGCGCGAATGGCATAACCGTGGATGATGGCAGTGGCACTGTTATGGACATTTACCAGTACTTCGAGAATGGCGGACTGATGGCGACGCTAGGCATCGACGCCGAAGTAGAAGTGACTGTCGTCGTTGCTTAG
- a CDS encoding metal-dependent phosphohydrolase: MFNPTAVVAAQFGDHLAETYLQYFSGRKVEYAAFLRGCARMMLERQGNSDALYHNAEHTMMVTLVGQQIIRGQLVTKAVQPEDWLHFMVALLVHDIGYCRDICQGDSDNEVVVNEAGDRVCPPRGTSDAFLAPYHIDRGKIYARQRFAQSSLIDEERIARAIDYTRFPPPDESAYRETESEPALVRAADLIGQMADPFYHRKIGQLYHEFNETGFAEELGYATAMDLMEQFPNFFWQQVQPLIGPALGHLEQTMEGKQWVAQLYNHVFQASHRASCLGPFPGPKGTEKLD, encoded by the coding sequence ATGTTTAACCCAACTGCCGTAGTAGCCGCTCAATTTGGTGACCATCTAGCCGAAACTTACTTACAGTATTTCTCGGGCCGAAAGGTCGAATACGCAGCCTTTCTCCGCGGTTGTGCCAGAATGATGCTCGAGCGCCAAGGTAATTCAGATGCTCTTTATCATAATGCAGAGCATACTATGATGGTCACTTTGGTTGGCCAGCAGATCATACGAGGCCAGTTGGTGACCAAAGCCGTACAACCTGAAGACTGGCTGCACTTTATGGTGGCGCTGCTCGTCCATGACATTGGTTACTGCCGCGATATCTGTCAGGGAGATTCGGACAATGAGGTCGTTGTGAACGAGGCGGGTGACCGAGTTTGCCCGCCTCGTGGTACGTCAGACGCTTTTCTGGCTCCATACCACATTGACCGCGGCAAGATTTATGCCCGCCAGCGCTTCGCGCAATCCAGCCTTATCGACGAAGAACGAATTGCTCGAGCCATCGATTACACTCGTTTTCCTCCTCCGGATGAATCCGCGTATCGTGAAACCGAAAGCGAGCCGGCTCTTGTGCGGGCTGCCGATCTGATTGGCCAAATGGCCGACCCGTTTTACCATCGGAAGATTGGTCAACTATACCATGAGTTTAATGAAACCGGGTTCGCTGAAGAGCTTGGGTACGCTACAGCAATGGATTTGATGGAACAGTTTCCGAATTTCTTTTGGCAACAGGTCCAACCGCTCATCGGCCCCGCACTTGGGCACTTAGAGCAGACGATGGAAGGGAAACAATGGGTGGCACAACTCTATAACCACGTCTTCCAAGCTTCTCACCGCGCTAGTTGTCTTGGGCCATTTCCCGGTCCGAAAGGTACAGAGAAGCTTGATTAG
- a CDS encoding ABC transporter transmembrane domain-containing protein, translated as MWKYSRRDQLLLLLVTITLFPLLYLTLELPKRIINDAIGSDGETVAFFGVALPQVTYLMALCGIFLLAVLVHGLMKMRINTMKGVLAERLLRRFRFTLIARILRFPAPYFERTSQGELVSMVTSESEPLGGLMGDAVAQPVLQAGQMITILGFLFVQSVTFGLAACALIPIQAWIIPKLQRQINLLNKKRVVQLRALAAEIGEGAAGSTALRTHGGWRYRMAMISDRLGRLYSIRFEIFQKKFFMKFANNFITQLTPFFFYAVGGYLVIKGEITFGALVAALAAYKDLSSPWKELLAYYTQYQDMSLRWQAITERFAPPGMIEATLFNETPDEIPSLAGDIELKDVSVRDDDGNAVLDKITVTLPAGSSVAITAPNDEDRRALCALLTRELTPSSGKVLIAGHDLSRLHQATVAARIGHATSRPALFFGTLGENILMPLKYQPKGIITQTDTIRESARAGNSTEPLDADWLDMAAARVSDADQLRNWWFDLVQGMGSADVLFRRGLDLRIDPEIQDRLAQALVDLRPEVAKALTASGLNDHAWVIHPATYNPAFPVIDNLLFGAPRRPITADVLAEQTKFLDLLAELTLEDDLLQLAVDIVEMLRQTFGFDGTDHPLFRKLGLDAGTYEAAISLIARQKDRSTLTAIEKAQLLIVPFAISAEKIGPAFPPEIIDRVLQMRHGHGDALRASMRDLFVPLVADQPVAGLSVLENALFGRVSEGAGRKGDELRLVVGNVLRQEGLESLVLSLIFDMPIALGGLNLPAQIAEPLAVSRAMIKCPDVLILDSVLSSHEASVRQDMYGRLRKLLPEATMICLERSFADPSSFDLQLELKQGRISAESDDITSEEDSAISVDQARKMRALEQTDLFNGLDRKQLRLLAFGARWYSAQRGEYVFHQNDQPTSGAYLIIEGEADLLMPQADGESRVVSAVGPGMLVGELGLIRNVPRALDMLATTDLSCLRISAEDFLAVVENDAATSYKLLQVVAGYLTS; from the coding sequence ATCTGGAAATATTCCCGGCGCGATCAGCTACTATTGCTTTTGGTGACTATTACGCTGTTCCCATTGCTGTATCTCACGCTTGAGCTGCCTAAACGCATTATCAATGATGCCATTGGTTCCGACGGTGAGACGGTAGCCTTCTTTGGAGTCGCCTTGCCACAGGTCACCTATCTGATGGCTCTGTGCGGGATTTTCCTTTTGGCTGTGTTGGTGCACGGGCTGATGAAGATGCGGATCAACACAATGAAGGGCGTACTTGCCGAGCGGCTGCTGCGCCGCTTCCGTTTTACGCTGATTGCCCGTATTCTGCGGTTTCCCGCCCCCTATTTCGAACGTACCAGCCAGGGTGAACTGGTATCGATGGTGACATCAGAATCTGAGCCCCTTGGCGGGTTGATGGGCGATGCAGTGGCCCAACCTGTGCTGCAAGCCGGGCAGATGATAACGATATTGGGTTTCCTGTTTGTTCAAAGTGTCACATTCGGGTTGGCGGCCTGTGCCCTAATACCAATTCAGGCGTGGATCATTCCAAAACTGCAACGGCAGATCAATCTTTTGAATAAGAAGCGCGTGGTGCAGTTGCGGGCTTTGGCCGCGGAAATTGGCGAAGGGGCTGCCGGCTCTACCGCGCTGCGAACCCATGGTGGATGGCGTTACCGCATGGCGATGATCTCGGATCGTTTGGGGCGGCTCTACTCCATACGGTTTGAGATTTTTCAAAAGAAGTTCTTCATGAAATTTGCCAATAATTTCATCACGCAACTGACGCCGTTCTTCTTTTATGCGGTCGGTGGTTATCTGGTGATCAAGGGCGAAATCACGTTCGGCGCGCTTGTTGCGGCTCTCGCGGCCTACAAGGATCTGAGTTCGCCTTGGAAGGAACTGCTGGCCTACTACACGCAATATCAGGACATGTCGCTTCGGTGGCAAGCGATTACGGAACGATTTGCCCCACCCGGCATGATCGAGGCAACACTTTTTAATGAAACTCCCGATGAGATCCCCAGCCTTGCAGGTGATATCGAGCTGAAGGATGTTTCGGTGCGCGATGATGACGGGAACGCGGTGCTAGACAAAATCACCGTGACCCTGCCTGCCGGAAGTTCTGTGGCGATCACCGCACCGAATGATGAAGACCGCCGGGCACTGTGCGCATTGTTGACGCGCGAGCTAACACCCAGCTCCGGCAAGGTCCTAATTGCAGGTCACGATTTGTCTAGGTTGCACCAGGCGACCGTTGCCGCCCGCATTGGGCACGCCACATCAAGACCGGCCCTGTTTTTTGGTACCTTAGGTGAAAACATACTAATGCCGCTGAAGTATCAACCCAAAGGAATTATTACGCAGACTGACACCATCCGCGAAAGTGCGCGCGCGGGTAACAGTACTGAGCCGTTGGATGCCGACTGGTTGGATATGGCTGCTGCCAGAGTTTCAGATGCAGACCAGTTGCGCAATTGGTGGTTTGATCTGGTTCAAGGTATGGGCAGTGCCGATGTGCTGTTCCGGCGTGGTTTGGATTTGCGTATCGATCCCGAAATACAAGACCGGCTTGCGCAGGCGCTGGTAGATTTGCGCCCCGAGGTCGCAAAGGCCCTGACCGCAAGTGGCTTGAATGATCACGCTTGGGTTATCCACCCGGCCACCTATAATCCGGCGTTTCCGGTCATTGACAACCTGCTCTTTGGCGCACCTCGTCGTCCGATCACTGCTGATGTGCTGGCCGAGCAGACCAAATTCCTGGATCTTTTGGCGGAACTGACACTCGAAGATGACCTATTGCAGCTGGCCGTTGATATTGTCGAGATGCTACGCCAGACTTTCGGTTTCGACGGCACAGACCATCCGCTTTTCCGAAAGTTGGGTCTGGACGCCGGGACTTATGAAGCCGCAATTTCTCTGATCGCTAGACAAAAAGATCGAAGCACGCTGACAGCCATTGAAAAGGCCCAGTTGCTGATCGTGCCCTTTGCCATCTCTGCCGAGAAGATTGGGCCTGCCTTTCCGCCTGAAATCATTGATCGCGTCCTGCAAATGCGGCACGGTCATGGTGACGCGCTGAGGGCCAGCATGCGGGACCTTTTTGTGCCCTTGGTCGCGGACCAGCCGGTTGCGGGGCTGAGCGTGCTAGAAAATGCCCTCTTTGGTAGAGTTTCGGAGGGGGCAGGCCGAAAAGGCGATGAACTGCGCTTGGTGGTCGGGAACGTTCTGCGCCAGGAGGGCTTGGAAAGCTTAGTTCTGAGTTTGATTTTCGACATGCCGATCGCATTGGGTGGGCTAAACTTGCCTGCTCAGATTGCCGAGCCACTCGCGGTCAGCCGTGCGATGATCAAGTGCCCAGATGTTCTGATCCTAGATTCAGTCCTGAGCAGTCATGAAGCTTCGGTCAGGCAAGACATGTATGGGCGTCTGCGAAAGCTGCTTCCAGAGGCGACTATGATTTGCCTTGAACGTTCGTTTGCCGACCCAAGCAGCTTCGATCTGCAACTTGAGTTGAAGCAAGGTCGAATTTCCGCTGAATCTGACGACATTACCAGCGAAGAAGACAGCGCAATCAGCGTTGATCAAGCTCGTAAGATGAGAGCTTTGGAGCAAACAGACCTGTTCAATGGATTGGACCGTAAACAGCTGCGGTTGCTTGCTTTTGGCGCACGGTGGTATTCAGCTCAGCGGGGTGAATATGTCTTTCATCAGAACGACCAGCCCACCAGTGGTGCCTATCTAATTATTGAAGGCGAAGCAGATTTGCTGATGCCGCAAGCTGACGGCGAGAGCAGGGTGGTATCGGCGGTCGGTCCGGGCATGCTGGTCGGCGAACTGGGGTTGATCCGTAATGTACCGCGCGCATTGGACATGCTGGCGACCACTGATCTTAGCTGCTTGCGCATTAGTGCCGAAGATTTTCTCGCCGTGGTCGAAAATGATGCTGCAACATCCTACAAGCTTTTGCAGGTGGTGGCCGGGTACTTGACGAGTTGA
- a CDS encoding helix-turn-helix domain-containing protein, whose translation MMMQAKEAFAERLPDQVEIENADSLRRILASQVNGDEAVELRLALGGKQIEPVTLAPALAASLMELLRLVSSGRGFRMIPVDAELTTQQAADLLNVSRPHLVKLLEDREIAFFKTGRHRRVKAADLFEYKKKRDTDRSDALSDLAAMDMESDLL comes from the coding sequence ATGATGATGCAAGCAAAAGAAGCGTTCGCAGAGCGTTTACCCGATCAGGTCGAAATTGAAAATGCTGACAGTCTTCGCCGAATTCTTGCCTCGCAGGTGAACGGTGATGAGGCAGTGGAGCTGCGTCTGGCTCTTGGCGGAAAGCAGATCGAACCAGTGACGCTGGCTCCAGCTCTGGCCGCATCCTTGATGGAATTGTTGCGGCTGGTTTCAAGCGGTAGAGGGTTCCGGATGATCCCTGTTGATGCGGAGCTGACGACCCAGCAAGCAGCTGACTTGTTGAATGTTTCGCGTCCGCATCTCGTGAAACTTCTGGAAGACAGGGAAATTGCATTCTTCAAGACCGGAAGGCACCGCCGTGTGAAAGCTGCTGATCTTTTTGAATACAAAAAGAAACGCGACACAGACCGCTCTGATGCGCTGTCTGACCTAGCGGCGATGGACATGGAGAGCGATCTTTTATGA
- a CDS encoding PIN domain-containing protein, with amino-acid sequence MSDYADRFTALIDANVLACAMRRNIILSLAEAGFFRPRWSDKIMDETAGAIAKITKGGADTVKQRSAMERAFPESCVDGYASLEASLELPDPDDRHVLAAAITTSAQVIVTENLKDFPNDILGPFDIDAISADEFISDAIELDPLAAVAALRKMRARFRNPEMDAEALLQRIKARKLFQTAETLHQFLELL; translated from the coding sequence ATGAGTGACTATGCCGACCGTTTCACGGCATTGATTGACGCAAATGTTCTGGCCTGCGCGATGCGTAGAAACATAATTCTGTCATTGGCTGAGGCTGGATTTTTCCGGCCTCGGTGGAGCGACAAGATTATGGACGAGACTGCCGGTGCAATCGCCAAAATCACGAAAGGTGGGGCTGACACAGTCAAGCAGCGTTCTGCTATGGAGCGCGCATTTCCAGAGTCTTGTGTCGACGGGTATGCCTCTCTTGAAGCCAGTTTGGAGCTCCCCGACCCGGATGACCGGCACGTTTTGGCCGCGGCTATAACCACTTCTGCGCAAGTGATAGTGACAGAAAACCTCAAGGATTTTCCAAACGACATCCTTGGTCCATTTGACATAGATGCCATTTCTGCTGATGAGTTTATTTCTGATGCAATCGAGCTCGATCCACTCGCTGCGGTAGCCGCACTGCGAAAAATGCGCGCCCGGTTCAGAAACCCTGAAATGGATGCAGAAGCATTGCTGCAACGGATCAAAGCTCGAAAACTATTTCAAACTGCTGAAACTCTACATCAATTTCTAGAGCTGCTTTGA
- a CDS encoding DUF6088 family protein, translating to MITSNIKQRIIGKGRGAIFAPADFLDIGSRASVDQALSRLSDQGVIRRLTRGLYDYPKKSPRFGFLSPSTDDIAKAVARKDGQILQPSPSMAANRLGLSTQVPSKPTYMTDGPTRTKKVGRQVIQFRNASSKTLVGAGHKTGVVFQALRYIGKDRVDSQIIDQLARTLNDKDRMLLAKQSRHVPAWMHPIVQQIVAHV from the coding sequence ATGATTACGTCGAATATCAAGCAACGCATCATCGGAAAAGGACGCGGGGCAATCTTTGCACCGGCTGACTTTCTTGATATCGGGTCCCGCGCAAGCGTGGACCAAGCTTTGTCGCGTCTGTCCGATCAGGGCGTGATCCGACGGCTCACACGGGGGCTATACGACTACCCAAAGAAGAGCCCTCGCTTCGGATTTCTGTCGCCATCCACAGATGATATCGCAAAGGCAGTTGCCCGTAAGGACGGTCAGATTCTGCAACCCTCGCCATCAATGGCCGCCAACCGGTTGGGCCTTTCAACTCAGGTGCCTTCCAAGCCTACCTACATGACAGACGGCCCTACGCGGACCAAAAAAGTTGGACGGCAAGTCATCCAATTCCGGAACGCGTCCTCCAAGACGCTCGTCGGCGCAGGCCATAAAACCGGGGTTGTCTTCCAGGCATTGCGTTATATTGGCAAGGATCGTGTAGACAGCCAAATAATCGACCAGCTTGCTCGCACACTGAATGACAAGGACCGGATGCTACTGGCAAAGCAAAGCAGGCATGTCCCAGCTTGGATGCACCCGATCGTGCAGCAGATTGTTGCGCACGTATGA
- a CDS encoding HipA domain-containing protein, with product MTPLYDVLSAQKAVDDGQIRQNRMRLAMSVDGHYRINEVVPRHFLQVAKGAGYGVTLAEEVLADAAERIELAIEKTVSGMPTNFPEDLAQTIADGVRQRTASLMIHKGDRTE from the coding sequence ATGACTCCGCTCTATGATGTGCTGAGCGCCCAGAAGGCCGTTGATGACGGTCAAATCCGCCAGAACCGGATGCGCCTCGCCATGTCAGTGGACGGGCACTATCGGATTAATGAGGTGGTGCCGCGCCACTTTCTGCAGGTGGCAAAGGGGGCGGGGTATGGTGTTACGCTGGCGGAGGAAGTGTTGGCGGATGCCGCAGAACGAATTGAGCTTGCCATTGAGAAAACGGTTTCGGGTATGCCCACGAATTTCCCTGAAGACTTGGCTCAAACCATTGCAGACGGCGTCAGGCAGCGAACGGCATCCCTTATGATTCACAAGGGGGACCGCACGGAATGA